CCCCGCGCAAACCCACCCGCCGCAACGAAGTACGCGCCGCGGACGCCGCGCCAGCCGTCCCGCGCCACCCGCCGGCGACGCGGGAGAACGCGGGACCTCCTGCAAAATGCCGTCAGTCGCCGAAGGAGATGCCGAGCTGCCGGGCGGACATCACCAGGTCCATGTCCATCGTCACGCGCTTCAGCTCGGAGATGGCCTCGGCGAGCGGCACGGAGGTGACGTTCTGGCCCTGCAGCGCCACCATCGTCCCCAGCCGCCCGTCGCGGATGCAGCGCACCGCCGCCGCGCCAAAGCGCAGCGCCAGGTTGCGGTCGAACGCCGTGGGCGAGCCGCCGCGCTGGATGTGGCCCAGCGTAAGGGTGCGCGCCTCCTTGCCGGTGAGCTCCTCCAGCTCGGCCGCCAGCCGGTCCGCGATGCCGCCGTACCGCCCCTTGGCATCCGCGTACGAGGGCTCTTCGCCGGCGGCCCTGGCGCCCTCGGCGATCACCACGATGCTGAAGCGGCGGCCGTGCCTTTCGCGCTCCATGATCTTGGCGGCCACCCGCTCGGCGGAGTACGGCACCTCGGGAAGGAGGATGATGTCCGCCCCGCCGGCCAGCCCGCTCTCCAGCGCGATCCATCCCACGTGCCGCCCCATCACCTGCACCACCATGATCCGCTGGTGCGCCTCGGCGGTGGAGTGAAGGCGCCCGATGGCGTCGGTCGCGACCTCCACCGCCGTCTGGAAGCCGAAGGTCAGGTCGGTGGCGCGCAGGTCGTTGTCGATCGTCTTGGGAACGCCGATCACCGGCAGCCCCTTCTTCTGCAGCTCGTGCGCGATGTTCAGCGACCCGTCGCCGCCGATGGCGATCAGCGCGTCGATCTCCATGGAGCGGAAGGCGTCGACGATCTCCTGCGAGCGGTCCACCGTCCCCCAGGTGCCGTCCGGCTTGCGGACTTCCAGGCCGAAGGGATTCCCGCGCGTGGTGGTGCCCAGGATGGTGCCGCCCAGGTGGTGGATGCCGCGGACGGAGCTGGCCGTGAGGGGGAAGATGCCGGGCTCG
This genomic window from Longimicrobium sp. contains:
- a CDS encoding ATP-dependent 6-phosphofructokinase gives rise to the protein MSQANGGIRRIAINTGGGDAPGLNAVIRAATLAALQEGWEVLGIRRGYMGLLEGEVDGEPGIFPLTASSVRGIHHLGGTILGTTTRGNPFGLEVRKPDGTWGTVDRSQEIVDAFRSMEIDALIAIGGDGSLNIAHELQKKGLPVIGVPKTIDNDLRATDLTFGFQTAVEVATDAIGRLHSTAEAHQRIMVVQVMGRHVGWIALESGLAGGADIILLPEVPYSAERVAAKIMERERHGRRFSIVVIAEGARAAGEEPSYADAKGRYGGIADRLAAELEELTGKEARTLTLGHIQRGGSPTAFDRNLALRFGAAAVRCIRDGRLGTMVALQGQNVTSVPLAEAISELKRVTMDMDLVMSARQLGISFGD